A window from Leishmania donovani BPK282A1 complete genome, chromosome 27 encodes these proteins:
- a CDS encoding branched-chain amino acid aminotransferase, putative, which yields MLLSRRWHQASAARGSRAPVVSFTAAALTKTLVADPPPLPPMKGVAFGTLFTPHMVIIDFNDGRWGAPAIVPFANFSLPPQTSCLHYATQCFEGMKVYADIADITRAARGEKLEKQSLRLFRPDRNVARLRHSMRSLCFPDFDEAEMLKVIMEFVRTEKDYVPKEHGYSLYLRPAAIGTADSLGAAPSRSVRLFVIASPVGPYYLPPEDQSGAMAIKTVTLLAEDKRKRAWPGGTGGSKLGANYAGPLLVQEEAQALGYNQVLWLGSKDEVQEAGFMNFCTLWKTKEGKTELVTAPLDGTILPGVTRDSILALARSWGEFEVSERPYYMSELAEALQEGRVMECFGCGTAAIVSSVSMIAYRGKEYSVPLSEPSYARRFLNEIMDIQYGKTPSPWSVKVEA from the coding sequence ATGCTGCTGAGCCGACGCTGGCACCAGGCCAGTGCTGCGCGTGGCAGCAGGGCCCCCGTCGTCTCCTtcacggctgcggcgcttaCTAAAACGCTGGTGGCCgatccgccgccgctgccgccgatgaAGGGCGTCGCCTTTGGCACCCTCTTTACGCCGCACATGGTGATAATCGACTTCAACGACGGCAGGTGGGGTGCGCCGGCGATCGTACCTTTCGCCAACttttcgctgccgccgcagacgTCGTGCCTGCACTACGCGACACAGTGCTTCGAGGGAATGAAAGTGTACGCGGACATTGCCGACATCACGAGGGCTGCGAGGGGTGAGAagctggagaagcagagCCTGCGCCTGTTCCGCCCTGACCGGAACGttgcgcgcctgcgccacagcaTGCGCTCTCTGTGCTTCCCGGACTTTgacgaggcggagatgcTGAAGGTGATCATGGAGTTCGTGAGGACGGAGAAGGATTACGTGCCTAAGGAGCACGGCTACTCGCTGTACCTGCGTCCGGCTGCTATCGGCACCGCAGATAgcctcggcgccgctccCTCGAGGTCGGTGCGTCTCTTCGTGATTGCTTCGCCCGTGGGGCCGTACTACCTGCCGCCGGAGGACCAGTCGGGTGCGATGGCCATCAAGACCGTGACGCTGCTTGCGGAGGATAAGCGCAAGCGCGCGTGGCCCGGTGGCACTGGCGGCAGCAAGCTGGGTGCCAACTACGCTGGGCCGCTGCTGGTtcaggaggaggcgcaggctCTCGGCTACAACCAGGTGCTGTGGCTCGGCTCCAAGGATGAGGTGCAGGAGGCCGGATTCATGAACTTCTGCACGCTGTGGAAGACGAAGGAGGGCAAGACAGAGCTGGTCACCGCGCCGCTGGACGGGACGATCCTGCCCGGCGTGACGCGCGACTCGATCCTGGCGCTTGCACGGTCGTGGGGCGAGTTCGAGGTGTCGGAGCGCCCGTACTACATGTCtgagctggcggaggcgctgcaggaggggCGCGTGATGGAGTGCTTCGGATGCGGCACGGCTGCCATCGTGTCTTCCGTGAGCATGATTGCGTATCGCGGCAAGGAGTACAGCGTGCCGCTCTCGGAGCCGAGCTACGCGCGCCGGTTCCTGAACGAGATCATGGATATCCAGTACGGCAAGACGCCGAGCCCGTGGTCAGTGAAGGTTGAGGCT
- a CDS encoding D-lactate dehydrogenase-like protein translates to MTYPLKQAEYNVGTLEERQAKYATCIAELRKVLKNPEKQLVVSEKMLDLYSKDESHHMHVLPAAAVIPSSVEEVVAVVKVCAAHKVPMTPRGAGTGVEGGVIPYAGGVVIDTVGLTSMNFDIDNACVWVGAGVRKLALNRAASERGFLFGPDPASDPSVGGMVSTSGSGMSTLRYGTTRENVIALRVVTPRGDVVQTRQAVRKSSSGLELTQLYIGSEGTLGIVCEVCFRLFPETKYSAGGYAAFESTGDAVRSVVALRQRGVPQTLLRCELMNKGIVEATNSYCKTALPEMAIVLLEFTGNDQGMSDIKRDYQYVEKIFKEVGKAKVMHYLRSGKEMDDVWTARRTCHFSAMHSRGKAEKVFGTDVCVPISKLTEIIEYTEAEFAKANKKCLICAHISDGNFHLVIPFSNKQEIAELRVLETKMIKRAIELGGTTSGEHGIGVGKVHLVTGEHGQSHIDVQEAIKVALDRDNLMNPGAFYPFQQRLYPTAHL, encoded by the coding sequence ATGACGTACCCACTGAAACAGGCGGAGTACAATGTGGGCACCttggaggagcggcaggcgaAGTATGCGACGTGCATCGCGGAGCTTCGCAAGGTGCTGAAGAACCCTGAAAAGCAACTGGTGGTGAGCGAGAAGATGCTTGATTTGTACAGCAAGGATGAGTCGCACCACATGCATGTGcttcctgccgctgcggtaaTCCCGAGCtctgtggaggaggtggtggcagtggtgaAAGTGTGCGCGGCGCACAAGGTGCCCATGACGccccgcggcgctggcactGGTGTGGAGGGTGGCGTCATCCCTTacgctggcggcgtcgtcatTGACACGGTGGGACTCACCAGCATGAACTTCGACATCGACAACGCGTGTGTATGGGTTGGCGCTGGCGTGAGGAAGCTGGCACTGAACCgcgcagcgagcgagaggggctTCCTGTTCGGGCCTGACCCCGCGTCGGACCCGTCCGTTGGCGGGATGGTGTCGACGTCCGGGAGCGGGATGTCAACGCTGCGCTACGGGACGACGCGCGAGAACGTGATCGCGCTACGCGTTGTGACGCCGCGCGGCGACGTTGTGCAGACGCGGCAGGCTGTGCGGAAGTCGTCCTCTGGGCTGGAGCTGACGCAGCTGTACATCGGCAGTGAGGGCACGCTTGGGATCGTGTGCGAGGTTTGCTTCCGGCTGTTCCCCGAGACGAAGTACTCCGCTGGCGGCTACGCCGCCTTCGAGTCTACAGGTGATGCTGTGCGCTCCGTcgtcgcgctgcggcagcgcggtgtgccgcagacgctgctgcggtgcgaACTGATGAACAAAGGGATCGTTGAGGCGACGAACAGCTACTgcaagacggcgctgcccgaGATGGCGATTGTGCTGCTGGAGTTCACCGGCAATGACCAAGGGATGAGTGACATCAAGCGCGACTACCAGTACGTGGAGAAGATCTTCAAGGAGGTGGGAAAGGCAAAGGTGATGCACTACTTGCGGTCTGGTAAGGAGATGGACGACGTGTGGACCGCGCGCCGCACGTGCCATTTCTCTGCCATGCACAGCCGCGGCAAGGCGGAGAAAGTGTTTGGAACGGATGTATGCGTACCGATTTCGAAGCTGACGGAGATAATCGAGTACACAGAGGCTGAGTTTGCGAAGGCGAACAAGAAGTGCTTAATCTGCGCACACATCAGCGACGGCAACTTCCACTTGGTCATCCCCTTCTCTAACAAGCAGGAGATAGCGGAGCTGCGGGTGTTGGAGACAAAAATGATCAAGCGTGCCATCGAGCTCGGCGGCACAACTTCTGGTGAGCACGGCATCGGTGTGGGCAAGGTGCACCTCGTCACAGGCGAGCACGGCCAGTCGCACATCGATGTACAGGAGGCGATCAAGGTTGCATTGGACAGGGACAATCTGATGAACCCCGGTGCATTCTACCCGTTCCAGCAGCGTCTGTACCCGACGGCACACCTGTAA